A region of the Ciona intestinalis chromosome 12, KH, whole genome shotgun sequence genome:
cagttatcttattctgtatatatatatactttgtttactaccaaatgggacaatattGAGAATGCAAACATAGAACATTTGACCCCAGCACGTAATATATTGCTTTTACATTtaatgcttttaaatttacaaacagactttaattgcaaataaatatatgaacatATTAGTTTGTAAACGTTGAGTAATAAAcctaataataaacaaaccccacattttaataatttcaaactataaatgtttaatttttttctttagattATTTTTGATCAAAATATCTAATAAACAATGGTAATATACAATACATTGCGCTTTTCTTCGGCAGCTTTATTTGCTGACTTTTCTGCAATATAATAATCGTTTACTACTGCTTACAtactattacgtcataattaccgTCATTCCTGCTTTACGTCGTGGTCCgcttgatcctctgtgacgtcacataccatatTCTGcaaactttgattttaaaactctatttaaactaaaataaatgtgtgaagaaacaataaacttacgaagtgggttcttctgttgcgtcatcaccacttcgtgacgtcacatcatcgatgtttctagaaaagagcctatgtacgtaataatgccaattgtaatttatactttaccaattctttgatcttcttgcgTCGCTCTCATAgccaaatataattagaatatacaagtaatgtgccttcgacgcaaaacgcgcatggggccccatgaaacaAACGTCGCGATACGTACGCGTAGAACTACAGTNNNNNNNNNNNNNNNNNNNNNNNNNNNNNNNNNNNNNNNNNNNNNNNNNNNNNNNNNNNNNNNNNNNNNNNNNNNNNNNNNNNNNNNNNNNNNNNNNNNNNNNNNNNNNNNNNNNNNNNNNNNNNNNNNNNNNNNNNNNNNNNNNNNNNNNNNNNNNNNNNNNNNNNNNNNNNNNNNNNNNNNNNNNNNNNNNNNNNNNNNNNNNNNNNNNNNNNNNNNNNNNNNNNNNNNNNNNNNNNNNNNNNNNNNNNNNNNNNNNNNNNNNNNNNNNNNNNNNNNNNNNNNNNNNNNNNNNNNNNNNNNNNNNNNNNNNNNNNNNNNNNNNNNNNNNNNNNNNNNNNNNNNNNNNNNNNNNNNNNNNNNNNNNNNNNNNNNNNNNNNNNNNNNNNNNNNNNNNNNNNNNNNNNNNNNNNNNNNNNNNNNNNNNNNNNNNNNNNNNNNNNNNNNNNNNNNNNNNNNNNNNNNNNNNNNNNNNNNNNNNNNNNNNNNNNNNNNNNNNNactcacaaagtaacatacttggtaactcgtaagctggcgcgaggtgcacacccgtgttataacgactgtcgttttcctgccacgcgaggataaagtaagttacattcattcattcattctattcCATACGAGTGAGGTCTTACGGCGAGGCCCGAACCACAGGGCGATCCGTGTTACATTTAATCCCAGAGTTATCGAGTTATTCATACTTTTATTACTATCCCCAAGTTATATCGTTAAACGTTCTCAAATAAAATATCCTGGTTTTCATTCTTATTGTTTAATCTTAATACTGAAGTTATATTTTGGACCACTTTTTgatcaaacagtaaagtaatcgttaattactcgctaattatgcggttttaagtcagaaaaaataacaacaagaaAAAGGACAACTggtcgacgaaaaaggatctatatgaccacttacgtgccCAAAATGCAGGTACGTGTATATTATGGCGCAAATCGACAAAAGTCATTGCACAAAATTTGTGTTAATTCAAAGTTCGAAGTAAGAACGAAAATTTTGTTAGAACATGCGTATATAGACCAAGTTATTTGAAGCACGAATTGTGAACAGTGTTAGATTAAATATCTCTCAATAAATTGTACTTAAAAGGTAGTACGTTTGCTGTgaagtaaaaaagaaataaatattagtgTAACACAGTGGCAAAAATGTAAGGATAGACCCAAACATCTGTATACCCACGCACCAAGATTTGAACTTTACATTAAATAGCATGAACATAAAATTAACCTAATAAAATGATACAAAAACTGTTacatagtaaggtggggaaagaagggacacgtttccttctattttctcgccccatttggtagtaaacaaagaacattcaaagaattataaaaccgtatcaccacgactcccatagaccgttgttaattgtttaaaatacgatcaggatatttggatattatgtggtaaaggtgtcccgtcttcccccaccccaatatatataaatatgcaaGCTAGAATACACTTTACTCGTGAGTGGGCTCCACAAACTGGTAAACGAGCCGTTGAGAAACTTTAGTTTTTCGTATGATTccttttttataatactgCCTTATAGAACGACTTAGTTTGTCATAATTCATTGCCGGTCGATTTTTCCGGACGCCCCAAAGCCTCGCTACCTCAACGGAGTCTTCTATCTTGAAGATGCCTGTAAAACAATTTGCTTAATATAgcatttatatagtactgcggggtaagacaggatacatttagcacatattatagtagggtggggaagataggacacctttcgcacacaatatttaaacatttagatcgtgttttaccaatcaacaacgctattttagagtcgtggggatacactatacaattctttgaatgttctttatttattagCAAATGAGACGaacaaatagaatgaaatggtgtcccatcttcccccaccctactataattctgtaaagattttttgtttactaccaaatgggacgatttAAGGAGAATGAAAACTATCGCACGCCAACCTATCATATATTACAGTGACTAAGTTTTAAGTGTAGTTTGTGTATTTACAATGACCGACATATTATCGCCAAAACAAACCGTTGCTCAATGGGCGCacttgataaaacaaaacacttataATTCGTGAGAACTTGTTGCTAAAAATCACAGCTGTTGTGGTAGTGTAGAGacaaataattgtttttacgCTGCAAGAACTACGTCTCAAAGTAAGCCGTAAATTCCGTTtacatataatagggtggggaatatgagacaccttttcattccattttctcgtcccatttggtagtaaataaagaacatagaaagaattataaaaccatatcctcacgattgCAATAtaccattgtttaaaacaatatcagaatgtttggattttatgttcaaaagatgtcccaccttaccccaacttTACTGTATCACTTACTGTTTTTAATAGCAAACCGtattaaataaacttgaattttcTCAGACACTGGCAGAGTTATACTCGTTGCTTTGGCCTAGTACACATATAGGTATTTACAATAACTCATTCACCTCTTTGCTTGTCTATCCATCTTATATAACGACTGAATGATTGCGGTTGAAGGAGCAGTTCTTTCAGAAACTGCCACAAATGGATTCCACTCGAATAGTTTGGTGTTAGCGCCGCAGCACTTGAATTTGTGTCTTCTAGCTTGCTTCTGGTATGTATTGCTAAAATACACAGAACGTCAGGTGTACAATGATTGACAATGTTAAATAATAAGGTTCGAAAGGTAAATActgggtggggggagacgggacgcttttagaacataatatccaaatattctgatcgtgttttaaacaattaacaacggtctatgggagtcgtgagaatacggttttataattctttaattttttcttctaTACTACCATATGGGAAAAAATaagatgaaaaggtgtcccatcttccccaactctactatatatatatcatttgcATTTACCAGTTGATATCATCATTTTATTATCAGTAATGACTTCAGTTGAGTAGTTTGATTGGCAGTTTAAGTGTTTTGGTTTGAGCGAAAATAATCCTGTCTCTGCAGCTGGAGGTGGGACGCCCATGTTTTCTTCAATCTCTTGGTATTCATTACTTTGTAAAAGCTGACTCCCAACAGCTGTGtatggtaaaacaaaaatgcatattttgaataaaaactggcgatgccatttagacgaaattatatattattattctgttacacatttcgtagcaccagatcatatTAGTAAATAAGCTGTTATAacaaaatgtatgaatgaacgaatggttgaatgaataaatgtaacttgctttatcctcgagtggccggaaaacggaagtcgttataacacaggtgttctgtttcatacactttgtgcacatttacgagttactacatgtgtaactttgtgggtatatTTTCCCCTGTAATGTAACTCAAAATttaggcaacccattagtgaacactgggttaaagcagctgccattaagtgtcttgcccataaGATGAATCAATCTACattacaacaatttaaaaaagcgAACCTGATCTCCAAATCTCAAGCCTAGCGTGTAAGATGTCACCACAGCTTGGTGCTAACTTGTGCATATCTCTTTCCGTCATTCGACATAGAGCAGTGCCAGGCATTCTAAACACACTCACGTCAAGAGCTGGCAGTCTACACTGGTGTGTCGTCCACATGACCCATTTCTCAACGTGCTGCTTCGACCACAGAATCGgatctttaaataaaacaaaaaaataagttacttcAGGTGCAAGGGCTACGCTTTTGAACTGACACTTTCcccacactttttatcataccgtgttttaacaactgttttattGTTGATTCTCATATTTTCGCCATTTAAatgatacagtagggtggggtaagatgggacacctttagcacatgatatccaaacatcctcatcgtgttttatattactaacatcggtctaagggagtcgtagggataaggtttcataattctttaaattttatatgcttCCCACCAagttggacgagaaaatagaatgaaaaggtgtcccatcttcccccaccctactatatgattttTAGGGCTCACAATCTATagtcaacccattagtgaccactgggttaaagcgcagttttcgttttttaaatcgtTTGGTCTTTCCCAAGGATACAAACGCCTAccatggtagcagcgacaagccttgaacctatcacctctgggttaaagccATGCGAGTTAACCAACAGCACCAGTAAtgtaataagtttaaaaattataaacagaaCTATAAGCTATACTGACCCGGTGGCAAATTGAGCAGTGAACAAGCGAAATAGACTTCCTTTATTGCCTCGTTAAAATATTCCCTCTCCATTTTTTCCATGCTACTGTTATTAATATCCGACAGGTCCAAATCGTCGAGTATGCTACTTGACATTTCTGGGGCTTCTGCCATTTTTTCGCTGTTGGGTGTTGCAATACTGCTTGGTAAATTATTATACGCTTGTGGTGCTGCATAAAAATTCGCCTCACTTGGCGAAAAATCCATGCTAGGAGATAAGTTGTGATATGGGATTGCAGTTTGGGTGGTATCCTTGTCCAGTACCTGATCATTATTGTTGAATTCGGTGGCTGTTGTACCTTGAAGGGTTGAAGGTTCATTTGTGTCAGCTGAAAACGATGTAGGCCTTACTAACGAAGACGTCAAATTTGTATTGTtgaatttacttttttgtaaaatatgaagTTCCGTGTTCGGTGCATCGTCTGGCACGACTGCTTCGTTTTTATTGCTAGAATTTTCGAGTGCTGGTGTATTTTCCTCGGCCCCAAAGCTGTAGAAATCGCTATCTGCTTTATAGCAGAAGCCATAGGTCACGTCGTCTCGCAGCATTTCGCTGAAAGTCGCGCACGGTGATTGTAAGAACGCTGAATGGCAAGTCGTAAGATGTCCATCTATTTTCGCAGCGTCTATTGATGCGAAATGTGTCGGTTCTTCGCTAAAGGTCTCGGCTCTATTTAAAGTGTTGCTTAAGAGACCAGCCCCCGCCTGTCCGGAACTAGGATTGGcagtaatgtttactgaacAAATTTCACTGGTCGGGGAGACGCGTGGCGCTTTTTCAACCGTTCTATTTTCCGAATGCAGTGGGGCATCTTCTCCATGTGGCACAGTAAGGCATGATCGTTCTTCCCGCATTATTTTACCAATATCTGGCAATGCCACTCGTGGACTTGGGAAATTCGGTCTTTCCCCTGAAATTCCAATGCTCCCAAAGTTCAGTTTTCCTCCGGTTATATATGATGTGAACGAAGTGTTCGCAGCAAAGGACATCTTAAACGCTACAACATCAACAATAGGTTAAGAGTTAGACCATTCACTAAGATTTTCGCAATATATAGTACCggggggtaagatagataccgtttatagcattaaaaaaaattctttgtttattactaaacgggacgatacaaaatattcaaaaatgtaccatcttaccgcAAATTATAAACGGCAAGACTAATAGTGCGTGGAGGTCATTGGctatacgtcataataaaactataacagCTATTACTTACTTCTGGCGGAATTTATAACGTAATACTGCCTACGACttgtttttagaaattttatacGAACAGTTACAGTATTTACAGTAACCacgattttaaaacttaaaaccaAAGACTAAAAAACACCCGTTGCCTGTTTCAACTGCTgctgtttacatttaaattcgcctttttgtaaaatgtttttttcctttttttactaaatttaaaaccacgTAAACAAATAAGTAGTTTTAAGATTGTTgtacttaatttttaattgactgtgctaagtttttataatttaaattaaagtatttaGTTTTCTTATACGAACATCTGTAATAATTCTGTTTTCTCTCTAGCCACAAGTAACAAATTTAAGTTGGCGCCTCGGAACACAATTTCTAAGTGGCTGACTATAAAAACACGAAACACTTTTACCCTCACTGTGTAAATTACAAACCAACCAACAAAAAGCAgcttaaatgttgttttagcGCATTTTCCCTTTTGAAAATTGCGTGGAGGATCTTTTACGTCGCAggttatgtttgttttgttcgaGTGAGACAAACGTTTTGCGACCCTGGAAGTCACGGTCGCAATAAAAACGACGTTGTACCTCTAAAAGacagtttttaacaaagtttgcctatatatagtagggtgggagaagattggacacttttttatttcattttctcgtccctttaaagaattttaaaaccatattctcacgactcccacagaccgttgttttgggtttaaaatacgatcaggatctttggataatatgtgctaaatgtggcccatcttaccccaccgtactatgCGTAAGCCTACATAGGCTCAGAtaggaacaaatatatttcaaatctAACGTAATATGTGTAAAACAGATGATAAAAGGCGCCGAAAATCAAAcactcaaaaaaaaacaaatctctGAATCTAGAAAAACGTGAATAGGACGTCAGACGTCGGTACGAATAAAGAACTTTACGTTATAACGTTTAAAGACTTAAATATGCCTAACAGCAAACTTTTTTATAGTAGAAAAATATTCTCCTTTTATACGAGATACGTGTCTGCCGTTTggcagttattaaaacaaagactGTTCGACAACAATCATAAATACCAGGCTATTGGTTATCGGCTGAAGTGGCGAAGTTACAATTCTAGTTGAGTAAAGTAACGAACGAATGGTACTTCAGTCGTATGCTTACCATATAGAAGCCCTTTAGACCTGAAACAGATCAATATATGACATTTGTCGACATATTCGaagtataagttacataaaaacatgttttttattgtagaACTGTTTCTCAAACCATCGGATTCGAAAGTGGGTCGCCATTTTATTGTTTGATGGTCTTATTTAACTGGTAAACTTTTCTTCTAACTGATTACAAAAAGTTGTGTCAAATTTCGAAAAACAGATAGAATCTCGAAAAAAAGTAGCTTCGAAAAAAGATTAAATCTAAACATTAATTACCCGTAAAACATATAAGGTAGCTCTTAAGCCggcaggtgtatgaaacaaaacgccAGCGTTATAATGAGTGTCGTTGCCCCGAATCGGATTGTCAAACACGTATAACCAATGCATTCTTAACAATATACGTCACGGCAGCagaaaaaacgtttaaaagtACTGTTACAAATGGCCCTGTGTATAATCTAAAGCTACAcatcacaaaataaaacacattttgaaATAACTAAGCAAAAacattgtaactttttttattttcgaaCATAAGTACGAACTGCaccgttgttttttttaattaagtcaTGATTAAACGTAATGCATAGAGATATACAGAAAGTGAACTTTGGGAGAATATATTAATATGGTTgtctatttttgttttgtacataTTCGTATGCCTTCGTtgaaacgaaataaaaaaacaccgaAACGATATTATTATTGCtacaaaagaaaattcaaaaaatcaaaaaaacattgaaatttaCTAATTGCcagaaaaattgttttttttcagctGTACATGGTCATATTTAGGCGGAATTAATAATCTCTTCGGAAGCTGAGTGCACGGAATTCACGAACGCTTTAAGGTGTTCTGGGTCTAGATCTGGGTACATACCGTGCCCTAAATTAGCAATGTGCCCTGTAACGCCGAAATCCTCGACCATTTTCTTTGTGGCGCTACATATTTCGTCCACGCCTGCGTACAGCATCGCAGGGTCCAAATTTCCCTGCAAAGCCTTGGATTTTTTGGCACAAATTTCTCGCGCGCGTTTTACGTCCATCGTCCAGTCTAGgcttattacgtcataatcggtAGCGCTAAGTTCTTCTATAGCGTAATGAGCGCCTTTTGCGAAAATTATAAGCGGCACGCGTTGTATGCCTAAATCTGATAGCTGTTTTTTGACTTGGGTTGCGATTTTTGCAAGGTAGGGCAGTGAGAATTTGGCAAAGGTTGAACTACCCAGTATACCAGCATGACTTTCAAAAacctaacaaacaaaaacaaaaatgttttggttaaaattttgtCACAAGAGATAAGACATGAGATATTTTTAAGATGTAAGGGTCATTGATGAGGGGATTTTATGTATGAAGGatttatacaccccatgcaAGTTGTTTAACTgcatatgaatgtaacttactttattctcgcgtggcttGAAACAGTCCTTaaatacaggtgttctgtttcacacacctcatgccaggTAACGAGTTACCGAGTGTgttaatttgtgggtgattattttaggggcttttctatttcttttatgtgcggctgataatttggacaacccatcagtgcccattgggttaaagcaatttccAATAAGTGTCTGAAACGGAAAAAAATACTCCTATAAATTTCCACATACCTGCAAAGCTTGTGCACCAGCACGGACTTGGTTTACCAAGTA
Encoded here:
- the LOC778729 gene encoding uncharacterized protein LOC778729, which translates into the protein MSFAANTSFTSYITGGKLNFGSIGISGERPNFPSPRVALPDIGKIMREERSCLTVPHGEDAPLHSENRTVEKAPRVSPTSEICSVNITANPSSGQAGAGLLSNTLNRAETFSEEPTHFASIDAAKIDGHLTTCHSAFLQSPCATFSEMLRDDVTYGFCYKADSDFYSFGAEENTPALENSSNKNEAVVPDDAPNTELHILQKSKFNNTNLTSSLVRPTSFSADTNEPSTLQGTTATEFNNNDQVLDKDTTQTAIPYHNLSPSMDFSPSEANFYAAPQAYNNLPSSIATPNSEKMAEAPEMSSSILDDLDLSDINNSSMEKMEREYFNEAIKEVYFACSLLNLPPDPILWSKQHVEKWVMWTTHQCRLPALDVSVFRMPGTALCRMTERDMHKLAPSCGDILHARLEIWRSAVGSQLLQSNEYQEIEENMGVPPPAAETGLFSLKPKHLNCQSNYSTEVITDNKMMISTAIHTRSKLEDTNSSAAALTPNYSSGIHLWQFLKELLLQPQSFSRYIRWIDKQRGIFKIEDSVEVARLWGVRKNRPAMNYDKLSRSIRQYYKKGIIRKTKVSQRLVYQFVEPTHE